In Populus alba chromosome 9, ASM523922v2, whole genome shotgun sequence, a genomic segment contains:
- the LOC118059219 gene encoding abscisic acid 8'-hydroxylase 4 gives MEVASILICLFLSSLLSYPLLKKMRRPWRIPKQRAKLPPGSMGWPFVGETLQLYTQDPNVFFVTRQKRHGEVFKSHILGCPCVMLASPEGARFVLVTHAQLFKPTYPKSKEKMIGPSALFFHQGNYHNLIRKLVQSSLSPDTIRKLIPSIESVAISALESWSSGHIINTFHEMKKFSLDVGILSIFGHLNSNFRQMLNDNYHIVDKGYNSFPTKIPGTAYHKALSARKRLNQILSEIICERKEKGLLEKDFLGNLLNFKNEKGEILTEDQIADNIIGVLFAAQDTTASVLTWILKYLHDDQKLLEAVKAEQMAIYEANGRGEKPLTWAQTRNMPLTYRVILESLRMASIISFTFREAIVDVEYHGYLIPKGWKVLPLFRNIHHNPEFFPDPRILDPSRFEVAPKPNTFMPFGNGVHACAGNEIAKLEMLVLIHHLVTRFRWEVVGSQNGIQYGPFPVPHQGLPARFWKEPVNLE, from the exons ATGGAGGTTGCTTCTATTTTAATATGCCTCTTTCTTTCTAGCCTTCTCTCTTATCCCCTCTTAAAGAAGATGCGGAGGCCCTGGAGGATACCTAAACAAAGAGCAAAGCTTCCTCCGGGTTCAATGGGCTGGCCTTTTGTAGGTGAAACTCTCCAACTTTATACTCAAGACCCAAATGTCTTCTTTGTTACAAGGCAAAAAAG ACATGGAGAAGTATTCAAAAGCCACATACTCGGCTGCCCTTGTGTTATGCTAGCTAGCCCTGAGGGTGCAAGATTTGTGCTGGTGACTCATGCTCAACTGTTCAAGCCTACATACCCCAAAAGCAAAGAGAAGATGATTGGCCCTTCAGCTCTCTTTTTTCACCAGGGAAATTACCACAATCTTATAAGGAAGTTGGTTCAAAGTTCTTTATCCCCAGACACAATCCGGAAACTAATTCCCAGCATCGAATCCGTAGCCATCTCTGCCTTAGAATCATGGTCCAGTGGGCATATCATCAACACCTTTCATGAAATGAAGAAG TTTTCTTTAGACGTCGGCATTCTTTCTATCTTTGGTCACTTGAACAGCAACTTTAGACAGATGCTGAATGACAACTACCACATAGTAGATAAGGGTTACAATTCATTTCCAACAAAAATTCCAGGAACTGCTTACCACAAAGCTCTTTCG GCAAGGAAAAGGCTTAATCAAATACTGAGTGAGATAATTTGTGAGAGGAAAGAGAAAGGACTACTAGAGAAGGATTTCTTGGGTAATCTTCTGAACTTCAAAAATGAGAAGGGAGAAATCCTAACTGAGGATCAAATTGCTGACAACATTATAGGAGTGCTTTTTGCTGCTCAGGACACGACAGCTAGTGTTCTGACATGGATTCTAAAATACCTCCATGATGACCAAAAACTACTAGAAGCTGTTAAG GCAGAGCAAATGGCGATATACGAAGCGAATGGAAGAGGAGAGAAGCCCCTGACATGGGCACAGACAAGAAATATGCCACTTACATACAGG GTTATATTAGAGAGCTTGAGGATGGCAAGCATAATATCTTTCACATTCAGGGAAGCAATAGTTGATGTTGAGTACCATG GATACCTAATACCAAAGGGATGGAAGGTGTTGCCGTTGTTCAGGAACATTCATCACAACCCAGAATTCTTTCCCGATCCTCGCATTCTCGACCCGTCAAGGTTTGAG GTTGCCCCCAAGCCCAACACTTTCATGCCATTTGGAAATGGAGTGCATGCTTGCGCTGGCAATGAAATTGCCAAGCTGGAGATGCTTGTCTTGATCCATCATCTAGTGACCAGATTCAG GTGGGAAGTGGTGGGATCACAAAACGGGATTCAATACGGCCCATTTCCTGTACCCCATCAAGGACTCCCAGCCAGATTTTGGAAAGAACCTGTCAATCTCGAATAA